One part of the Entelurus aequoreus isolate RoL-2023_Sb linkage group LG05, RoL_Eaeq_v1.1, whole genome shotgun sequence genome encodes these proteins:
- the LOC133650024 gene encoding rho guanine nucleotide exchange factor TIAM1-like, with protein sequence MSSSSSSSSLSPSPVSALPPCGGTAAQRQLSHADKLRKVINELVETEKTYVKDLSCLIECYLTPLQKENFLTQDELDVLFGNLGEMVDFQLEFLRTLEDGIRLVPDLDRLERVEQFKKVLFSLGGSFLYYADRFKIYSAFCASHTKVPKVLAKAKSDPDFKAFLEERNPRRQHSSTLESYLIKPIQRVLKYPLLLRELFSLTHPDSDEHYHLDVAMTAMNKVASHINDMQKVHEEYGVVFDQLINDQTSDKKVADLSMGDLLLHSSVVWLNPPAALAKSKKDPDLAAFVFKAALVLVYKDSSKHRKRGGSHRASVSDDKDPIRFRHMIATDSLQVRALANSEDSSVCEILHTRSESEGRPERAFQLCCSSPESKKELLKAVHCVLREKQRRQLLKSQSLPLSQQYVPFGGKRLCALKGSRPAINRAASAPSRTLPRRKLVRKRLTIDTDLAFHGNNNAAADCDSAHQTSQHAPAHANDTDRWVEEQFDHQQHGAITVKETDILSDDDDYCKSVRAAALRPQDLHLRLDAMEIDGGEGRSRDPNGQGQTGGGVTQDDAPERLARCATPTLKVAPLKACAAEGVANQDQHAVVWVRRDDIF encoded by the exons ATGTCCTCGTCCTCGTCCTCCTCGTCCCTCTCACCCAGCCCCGTGTCGGCACTACCACCCTGCGGGGGCACGGCGGCTCAGAGGCAGCTGTCCCACGCCGACAAGCTGCGCAAGGTCATCAACGAGCTGGTGGAGACGGAGAAGACTTACGTGAAG GACCTGAGTTGCCTCATCGAGTGCTACTTGACACCGCTGCAGAAGGAGAACTTCCTGACTCAGGATGAG CTGGATGTTCTGTTCGGTAACCTGGGAGAGATGGTGGACTTCCAGCTGGAGTTCCTGCGGACTCTGGAGGACGGCATCAGACTGGTGCCAGACCTGGACCGCCTGGAGAGGGTGGAGCAGTTTAAG AAAGTTCTCTTCTCCCTGGGCGGGTCTTTCCTTTACTACGCCGACCGCTTCAAGATCTACAGCGCCTTCTGTGCCAGCCACACCAAGGTGCCCAAAGTCCTGGCCAAGG CCAAAAGCGATCCAGACTTCAAGGCCTTCCTGGAGGAGAGAAACCCCAGACGCCAGCACTCGTCCACGCTGGAGTCCTACCTGATCAAACCCATCCAGCGGGTCCTCAAGTACCCTCTACTCCTCAGGGAGCTCTTCTCGCTCACACACCCGGACAGCGACGAGCATTACCACCTGGACG TGGCCATGACGGCCATGAACAAAGTGGCCAGTCACATCAACGACATGCAGAAAGTTCACGAGGAGTACGGAGTCGTCTTTGACCAGCTCATCAACGACCAGACCTCGGACAAGAAG GTGGCCGACCTCTCCATGGGAGACCTGCTGCTGCACTCCAGTGTGGTGTGGCTCAACCCGCCTGCTGCTCTGGCCAAGAGCAAGAAAGACCCCGACTTGGCTGCTTTTG TCTTCAAAGCAGCGCTGGTGTTGGTGTACAAAGACTCCTCCAAGCACCGCAAGAGA GGTGGATCTCACCGAGCGTCGGTGAGCGACGACAAGGATCCCATCCGCTTCCGCCACATGATCGCCACCGACTCCCTGCAAGTCCGCGCCTTAGCGA ACTCCGAAGACTCGTCCGTGTGTGAGATCCTGCACACCAGGTCAGAATCCGAGGGAAGACCTGAACGAGCTTTCCAGTTGTGCTGCAG TTCCCCAGAGAGCAAGAAGGAGCTGCTGAAGGCGGTCCACTGCGTCCTGAGGGAGAAACAACGCCGGCAGCTCCTGAAGAGCCAGTCTCTGCCTCTCAGCCAGCAGTACGTCCCCTTTGGGGGCAAGAGGCTCTGCGCCCTGAAGGGGTCTCGGCCCGCCATTAACAGAGCAG CGTCCGCTCCTTCGCGCACGTTGCCCCGCAGGAAGTTGGTCCGCAAGCGCCTCACCATCGACACGGACCTGGCCTTCCACGGCAACAACAACGCCGCCGCCGACTGTGACTCCGCCCACCAGACTTCCCAGCATGCACCTGCGCACGCCAACGACACGGACCGCTGGGTGGAGGAGCAGTTTGACCACCAGCAGCACGGCGCCATCACGGTGAAGGAGACGGACATCCTCAGTGACGACGACGACTACTGCAAGTCCGTCAGGGCGGCGGCGCTCCGACCTCAGGACCTGCACCTGCGTCTGGACGCCATGGAGATAGACGGCGGGGAGGGGCGGAGCCGGGACCCCAACGGACAAGGGCAGACGGGAGGCGGGGTCACGCAGGACGACGCCCCCGAGCGACTGGCTCGCTGCGCCACGCCCACCCTGAAGGTGGCGCCACTCAAAGCTTGTGCGGCCGAGGGCGTCGCCAACCAGGACCAGCACGCCGTGGTGTGGGTGCGCAGGGACGACATCTTCTGA